One genomic window of Aquisalimonas sp. 2447 includes the following:
- a CDS encoding ABC transporter ATP-binding protein has translation MAATEQRTDTPTLQCRQIMRRFGGLVALKPTDLEIRPGEIFGLVGPNGSGKTTLVNAVTGFYPPQEGEILFEGRPINELKPYRVAAQGIARTFQNVALFKGMSVLDNILLGRHVFMRPSALASLFYWWWAQKEEVRHREKVEEVIDLLQLESVRDEPVDVIPLGVQKRVELARALAAEPRFLILDEPMAGMNQEEKEYMVRFILDAQEALDLSILLIEHHMDVVTAICDRVAVLNNGEKIAEGTAQDAIKDPAVVAAYIGKSRDAA, from the coding sequence GTGGCAGCGACTGAGCAGCGAACGGACACGCCCACCCTGCAGTGCAGGCAGATCATGCGCCGCTTCGGCGGCCTTGTTGCGCTGAAGCCCACCGACCTGGAGATCCGCCCCGGCGAGATCTTCGGGCTGGTGGGCCCCAACGGCTCCGGCAAGACCACCCTGGTCAATGCCGTCACTGGCTTCTACCCGCCCCAGGAGGGAGAGATCCTGTTCGAGGGGCGGCCCATCAATGAACTCAAACCCTACCGGGTCGCCGCCCAGGGCATCGCCCGCACGTTCCAGAACGTGGCGCTGTTCAAGGGCATGAGCGTGCTGGACAACATCCTGCTCGGGCGCCACGTGTTCATGCGCCCCAGCGCCCTGGCCTCGCTGTTCTACTGGTGGTGGGCGCAGAAGGAAGAGGTGCGACACCGGGAGAAAGTGGAGGAGGTCATCGATCTGCTGCAGCTGGAGAGCGTCCGGGACGAACCCGTGGACGTGATCCCCCTGGGCGTGCAGAAGCGGGTGGAACTCGCCCGGGCGCTCGCCGCCGAACCGCGTTTCCTGATCCTGGACGAACCCATGGCGGGCATGAACCAGGAGGAGAAGGAGTACATGGTGCGGTTCATCCTCGACGCCCAGGAAGCGCTGGATCTCAGCATTCTTCTCATCGAGCACCACATGGACGTGGTGACCGCCATCTGCGACCGGGTGGCCGTGCTCAACAACGGCGAGAAGATCGCTGAGGGCACCGCCCAGGACGCCATCAAGGATCCGGCCGTGGTCGCCGCCTACATCGGGAAGTCGCGCGATGCAGCCTGA
- a CDS encoding SDR family NAD(P)-dependent oxidoreductase — MDLGLTGRKALITGSTAGIGAAIAETLAREGCDVAICSRSQDKVDAMLAHLEPLPGRAIGRALDVSNHAAFAAWVETAVGEFGGLDIFIPNVSAMTSDWEQMVNTDILGTVAEVDTVLPHLLQSDQPSLVYISSIAGLVGVPPMAAYGAIKAAMSHYMKSLSVKLVRKGVRVNAVCPGDILFPGGVWDRVQQNDPKQFEKVLKRNPMGRLGTPQEIANAVAFLASPAASFITGAQLVADGGNTTHVQG, encoded by the coding sequence ATGGACCTCGGACTCACCGGCCGCAAGGCCCTGATCACCGGCAGCACCGCAGGCATCGGTGCCGCCATCGCGGAGACGCTGGCGCGCGAAGGGTGTGATGTCGCCATCTGCTCCCGCAGCCAGGACAAGGTCGACGCCATGCTGGCCCACCTGGAGCCGCTGCCGGGCCGCGCCATCGGCCGTGCGCTGGACGTCAGCAACCACGCCGCCTTCGCCGCCTGGGTGGAGACCGCCGTGGGCGAATTCGGCGGCCTGGACATCTTCATTCCCAACGTCAGCGCCATGACCAGTGACTGGGAGCAGATGGTGAACACGGACATCCTCGGCACCGTGGCCGAGGTGGACACGGTACTCCCGCATCTGCTGCAGTCCGACCAACCATCACTGGTCTACATCAGCTCCATCGCCGGGCTGGTTGGCGTCCCGCCCATGGCCGCCTACGGCGCGATCAAGGCCGCCATGAGCCACTACATGAAATCGCTGTCGGTCAAGCTGGTGCGCAAGGGTGTGCGCGTGAATGCCGTCTGCCCCGGCGACATCCTTTTCCCGGGTGGTGTGTGGGATCGCGTGCAGCAGAACGACCCCAAGCAGTTCGAGAAGGTGCTCAAGCGCAACCCCATGGGCCGCCTCGGCACCCCCCAGGAGATCGCCAACGCCGTCGCCTTCCTGGCAAGCCCCGCGGCCAGCTTCATCACCGGCGCCCAGCTGGTGGCAGACGGCGGCAACACCACCCACGTCCAGGGCTGA
- a CDS encoding SirB2 family protein produces the protein MAEYYTLIKHVHQGSAILSVALFILRGIWMMAGSGMLQRAWVRIVPHVIDTVLLVSALLLAWIIAQYPFVHGWVTAKVVGLVIYIALGMIALKRGRTMGIRVVAWVAALMVFAYIMLVAVTKQVLPLIG, from the coding sequence ATGGCCGAGTACTACACCCTGATCAAGCATGTGCACCAGGGCAGCGCCATCCTCAGCGTTGCCCTGTTCATCCTGCGGGGCATCTGGATGATGGCGGGATCGGGCATGCTGCAGCGGGCGTGGGTGCGTATCGTGCCGCACGTCATCGACACGGTACTGCTGGTCAGTGCCCTGCTGCTTGCCTGGATCATCGCCCAGTACCCCTTCGTCCATGGCTGGGTGACCGCCAAGGTGGTGGGGCTGGTGATCTACATCGCCCTGGGCATGATCGCGCTGAAACGCGGACGGACCATGGGCATCCGCGTGGTGGCCTGGGTCGCCGCGCTGATGGTGTTCGCCTACATCATGCTGGTGGCGGTGACCAAGCAGGTGCTGCCCCTGATCGGCTGA
- a CDS encoding long-chain fatty acid--CoA ligase, whose product MQPEHQTATDTTAPEALHPHWQRDDNLIRLLAENARTVPDGIAMRERDQGIWQQYTWSEYLETVLAFAAGLDANGVSPEDNILVIGDNRPAMYFGMMGMVCLRAAPSPAYPDTTPDEVADQMRREGIRFALAEDQEQVDKLLQIREDYPELALIIYDDPRGLAGKEAEGVKAFRGLRDEGRRRLAEEAGLREDLLSRASVHDTAVLLHSSGTTGAPKGIPLKHGHILSGVRNAAAAGYFDEGEVHMAYLPLAWVGDFIFSIGAAVALRFSVNIPERQETALHDLREIAPTLYFSSPRAWSNMLTRIQVGIDESTGLKRRLYSRFMPFAVELERRRLNGQQPSGAERFWRALGEILVYGPIKDQLGLGRVQRPYTAGEAIGEEVFLFFRALGLNLRQFYGQTENCALCAAQDPDTIKLHTVGKPFPGVEVRITDDGEIIMRGDNVFDGYYNKPDSTAETLQDGWLHTGDAGYLEDDGQIVVLGRVSEVVYTAAGERFIPTYVENHLKFSQYIKDVCIIGEGRDHLTAIVCIDLDAVGHWAEEHGVGYTSFADLSQKPDVYALILGVIAHVNTKLPEGLQIRRFVNLHKEFDPDDGEVTRTRKLRRNVIDKHYAPIIEALYDGRDEIEYEAQITYETGESGVLKRHLAIRDLPAGGTN is encoded by the coding sequence ATGCAGCCTGAACACCAGACCGCTACCGACACGACCGCCCCCGAAGCCCTGCACCCGCACTGGCAACGGGACGACAATCTCATCCGCCTGCTGGCCGAGAATGCCCGCACGGTGCCGGACGGTATCGCCATGCGCGAGCGCGACCAGGGCATCTGGCAGCAGTACACCTGGTCCGAATACCTGGAGACGGTGCTCGCTTTCGCCGCCGGCCTCGACGCCAACGGCGTGAGCCCCGAAGACAACATCCTGGTCATCGGTGACAACCGGCCGGCCATGTATTTCGGCATGATGGGGATGGTCTGCCTGCGCGCTGCGCCCTCCCCGGCCTATCCGGACACCACACCGGACGAGGTAGCCGACCAGATGCGCCGCGAAGGCATCCGCTTCGCCCTGGCGGAAGACCAGGAGCAGGTGGACAAGCTGCTGCAGATCCGCGAGGACTATCCGGAACTGGCGCTCATCATCTACGACGATCCGCGGGGACTTGCCGGCAAGGAGGCCGAAGGCGTCAAGGCATTCCGGGGTCTTCGCGACGAGGGCCGCCGGCGCCTGGCCGAAGAGGCGGGCCTGCGCGAAGACCTGCTCTCCCGGGCCAGTGTCCACGACACCGCAGTGCTCCTGCATTCCTCGGGCACCACCGGCGCCCCCAAGGGCATCCCGCTGAAACACGGGCATATCCTGTCCGGCGTACGCAACGCGGCGGCGGCCGGCTACTTCGACGAGGGCGAAGTGCACATGGCCTACCTGCCCCTGGCCTGGGTGGGTGACTTCATTTTCTCCATCGGCGCCGCCGTGGCCCTGCGCTTCTCGGTGAACATCCCCGAGCGCCAGGAGACCGCCCTGCACGACCTGCGCGAGATCGCGCCGACCCTGTATTTCAGCTCGCCCCGGGCGTGGTCCAACATGCTCACCCGGATCCAGGTGGGCATCGACGAGTCCACCGGTCTCAAGCGCCGGCTCTACAGCCGTTTCATGCCCTTCGCCGTGGAGCTCGAGCGGCGACGCCTGAACGGCCAGCAGCCCAGCGGTGCGGAGCGGTTCTGGCGGGCGCTGGGCGAGATCCTTGTCTACGGCCCGATCAAGGATCAACTCGGCCTGGGCCGGGTGCAGCGCCCCTACACCGCCGGCGAGGCCATCGGCGAGGAGGTGTTCCTGTTCTTCCGCGCCCTGGGGCTGAACCTGCGCCAGTTCTACGGCCAGACGGAGAACTGCGCCCTGTGCGCCGCGCAGGACCCGGACACCATCAAGCTCCACACCGTGGGCAAGCCGTTCCCCGGCGTCGAGGTGCGTATCACCGACGACGGCGAGATCATCATGCGCGGCGACAACGTCTTCGACGGCTACTACAACAAGCCCGACTCCACCGCGGAGACACTCCAGGACGGCTGGCTGCACACTGGCGATGCCGGCTATCTGGAGGACGACGGCCAGATCGTGGTGCTCGGCCGTGTCTCCGAGGTGGTCTACACCGCCGCCGGCGAACGCTTCATCCCCACGTATGTGGAGAACCATCTGAAGTTCAGCCAGTACATCAAGGACGTGTGCATCATTGGCGAGGGACGGGATCACCTCACCGCCATCGTGTGCATCGACCTGGATGCAGTCGGCCACTGGGCCGAAGAACACGGCGTCGGCTATACCTCGTTCGCCGATCTCTCGCAGAAGCCCGACGTGTACGCACTCATCCTGGGGGTGATCGCGCACGTGAACACCAAGCTCCCGGAGGGGCTGCAAATCCGGCGCTTCGTGAACCTGCACAAGGAGTTCGACCCGGACGACGGCGAGGTGACACGTACCCGCAAGCTGCGGCGCAACGTCATCGACAAGCACTACGCGCCCATCATCGAGGCCCTGTACGACGGCCGAGACGAGATCGAATACGAGGCGCAGATCACCTATGAAACCGGCGAATCCGGTGTGCTCAAGCGCCACCTGGCCATTCGTGATCTGCCCGCCGGCGGGACCAACTGA
- the narL gene encoding two-component system response regulator NarL translates to MTTRVLIIDDHPLLRRGVMQLLELENDLEPVGEASDGSEGLQLAQELDPDLILLDLNMEGMTGVETLRALRDQGSEACVVVLTVSDSDEDITNSLRAGANGYLLKDMEPEALVAQLQRAAQGEVVISDTLTSSLARALTRDRPTSESNLDTLTAREREILRHLARGESNKTIARNLGITEGTTKVHVKNLLKKMNFRSRVEAAVWAVEKGFR, encoded by the coding sequence ATGACAACCCGAGTTCTGATTATCGACGACCACCCGCTTCTGCGGCGCGGAGTGATGCAACTGCTGGAGCTGGAGAACGACCTCGAACCCGTCGGTGAGGCCAGCGACGGCAGCGAAGGCCTGCAACTCGCGCAGGAACTCGACCCCGACCTGATCCTGCTGGACCTGAACATGGAGGGCATGACCGGGGTCGAGACGCTGCGCGCGCTGCGCGACCAGGGCAGCGAAGCTTGCGTCGTGGTGCTCACCGTCTCCGACAGCGATGAGGACATCACCAACTCGCTACGCGCGGGGGCCAATGGCTACCTGCTCAAGGACATGGAACCCGAGGCCCTGGTGGCGCAGCTTCAGCGCGCTGCCCAAGGGGAAGTGGTGATCAGCGACACGCTCACATCCAGCCTCGCCCGTGCCCTGACCAGGGACCGCCCCACCTCCGAGAGCAACCTGGACACGCTCACCGCACGGGAGCGGGAAATCCTGCGCCACCTGGCGCGGGGCGAGAGCAACAAGACCATTGCCCGCAACCTGGGCATCACCGAGGGCACCACCAAGGTGCACGTCAAGAACCTGCTCAAGAAGATGAACTTCCGCTCCCGGGTCGAGGCGGCCGTTTGGGCCGTCGAGAAAGGATTCAGATAG
- a CDS encoding branched-chain amino acid ABC transporter permease, which produces MEYFLELLINGALTGLMYSLVALGIVLIYKSAGVPNLAQGAMVMLGAYFVWMFSSMAGIPLYLSIALAIVAMFAFGLLAERLLLRKMVGQPIIMIVMLTLGLEIFLRGLGPGLLGAAPKSLDLGIPLTPIIVGDIFINRDYLVGGTVALLLIGLSLLFFRTRIGTKLRAVSDDHVSSWSVGISVERAIGISWGLAGLCAVAAGTLWGSVQGVDWTLSALLFPAIAVVILGGLDSIVGVLVGGLILGILGSVIPGYVDPIVGGGTRDVVTSLLILLTILVRPHGIFGREDIERV; this is translated from the coding sequence ATGGAATACTTTCTGGAACTGCTGATCAACGGGGCGCTCACGGGCCTGATGTACAGCCTAGTAGCGCTGGGAATCGTGCTGATCTACAAATCCGCCGGGGTACCCAACCTGGCCCAGGGCGCCATGGTGATGCTGGGGGCCTATTTCGTCTGGATGTTCTCCAGCATGGCGGGCATCCCGCTGTATCTCTCCATCGCCCTGGCCATCGTCGCGATGTTCGCCTTCGGCCTGCTGGCTGAACGCCTGCTGCTGCGCAAGATGGTCGGCCAGCCCATCATCATGATCGTCATGCTGACCCTGGGCCTGGAGATTTTCCTGCGGGGGCTCGGCCCGGGGCTTCTTGGTGCCGCGCCAAAGTCGCTGGATCTCGGTATACCGCTCACGCCCATCATCGTCGGCGATATCTTCATCAACCGGGATTACCTGGTGGGCGGCACCGTGGCACTACTGTTGATCGGCCTGTCGCTGCTGTTCTTCCGCACCCGCATCGGCACCAAGCTGCGGGCGGTGTCCGACGACCATGTCTCCAGCTGGTCAGTGGGCATCTCCGTGGAGCGGGCCATCGGCATCTCCTGGGGCCTGGCCGGGCTGTGCGCCGTGGCGGCGGGCACCCTGTGGGGGTCCGTGCAGGGGGTGGACTGGACACTCTCCGCCCTGCTGTTCCCGGCCATCGCGGTGGTCATCCTGGGCGGCCTGGACAGCATCGTCGGCGTACTGGTCGGCGGGCTGATCCTGGGCATTCTCGGCAGCGTCATTCCGGGCTATGTGGACCCGATCGTGGGCGGCGGTACGCGTGACGTGGTCACCTCGCTGCTCATTCTGCTCACCATCCTGGTCCGGCCGCACGGCATCTTCGGCCGCGAAGACATCGAGAGGGTCTGA
- a CDS encoding HAMP domain-containing protein — protein sequence MPLKPRKTHKDRPRSLRVRLGLILLAMTVLALFSMGASIYIAETAQDDAAAINKAGSLRMQSYRIAALLQGEAPVTEVSVAREEFDAILNAPALTKTTEAAGAAPGRHYREVRQTWEDTLAPDLQLVIDDEGDVGGALYLDEVHNFVTAVDTMVAALQRQAEQRIQWLRLSQAAAVVLALTLALTAVYLIHSGITRPLAELMGMAERVRQGDFTGRVQHTRRDEIGLLGRSFNTMAADLETLHAGLERQVEIKTRELRRSNEALQLLYDAARTLTPGQLNEETVRPILQHLSRVTDIRLITACIADPDESSARHTISSVAGYEPAFCRAPDCSHCLDGNVARIRGGIGDGLATIPLEHRSEQYGVMLLEFTSGTVPEQWKFRLADAVAEKIAVAIGLAREARRQRRLALLEERSVIARELHDSLAQSLSYLKIQVARLDAGLRDQATSATTTSAVTELREGLNTAYGHLRELLTTFRLKMNEPGLAAALHAAAEEYRRRSEGTDIRIERLDTGLNLDSNAEIHVLHIAREALANVVNHARAAHAWVHLCGSEDGWVTLSVDDDGIGIADRQERPHHYGIRIMTERANSLGGTLNVSRREPKGTHLEVRFPARDDTVTESVV from the coding sequence ATGCCCCTGAAACCGCGGAAAACACACAAGGACCGCCCCCGGTCCCTGCGCGTGCGGCTCGGGCTGATTCTGCTCGCCATGACGGTGCTAGCTCTGTTCAGCATGGGGGCATCCATCTACATCGCGGAGACGGCGCAGGATGACGCCGCCGCCATCAACAAGGCCGGCTCACTGCGCATGCAGTCCTACCGCATTGCGGCGCTGCTCCAGGGCGAGGCCCCCGTGACCGAGGTGAGCGTGGCAAGGGAAGAGTTCGACGCGATCCTGAACGCCCCGGCGCTGACCAAGACCACGGAGGCGGCAGGGGCGGCACCGGGCCGCCACTACCGGGAGGTGCGCCAGACCTGGGAGGACACCCTCGCCCCGGATCTCCAGCTGGTCATCGACGACGAGGGTGACGTCGGCGGTGCACTCTATCTCGATGAGGTCCACAACTTCGTCACGGCGGTGGACACCATGGTCGCTGCCCTGCAGCGGCAGGCCGAGCAGCGCATCCAGTGGTTGCGCCTCAGCCAGGCGGCGGCGGTGGTGCTTGCGCTGACGCTGGCGCTCACCGCGGTGTACCTGATTCACAGCGGCATCACGCGGCCCCTGGCCGAGCTGATGGGGATGGCGGAACGCGTACGCCAGGGTGATTTCACCGGCCGTGTGCAGCATACCCGCCGCGACGAGATCGGCCTGCTGGGGCGGAGTTTCAACACCATGGCCGCCGACCTGGAGACACTACATGCGGGGCTGGAGCGACAGGTGGAGATCAAGACCCGCGAGTTGCGCCGCAGCAACGAGGCCTTGCAGCTGCTCTACGACGCCGCGCGCACGCTCACCCCGGGGCAGCTGAACGAAGAGACCGTCCGCCCCATTCTGCAGCATCTCAGCCGGGTCACCGACATCCGTCTCATCACGGCATGCATCGCCGATCCCGACGAGAGCTCTGCTCGCCATACAATCAGCTCCGTGGCGGGCTACGAGCCCGCCTTCTGCCGCGCCCCGGACTGCAGCCACTGCCTGGACGGCAATGTTGCCCGGATACGCGGCGGCATCGGCGATGGTCTTGCCACCATTCCGCTGGAACACCGGAGTGAACAGTACGGGGTCATGCTGCTGGAATTCACGTCCGGCACGGTGCCGGAGCAGTGGAAGTTCCGCCTCGCCGACGCCGTGGCAGAGAAGATTGCCGTTGCCATCGGCCTGGCCCGGGAAGCACGCCGCCAGCGCCGGCTGGCGCTGCTGGAAGAGCGTTCAGTGATCGCCCGGGAGCTGCACGATTCCCTGGCCCAGTCCCTGTCCTACCTGAAAATCCAGGTCGCGCGACTGGACGCGGGCCTGCGGGATCAGGCCACCAGCGCGACTACCACCTCCGCGGTAACAGAGTTGCGCGAGGGACTCAACACCGCCTATGGTCACCTTCGCGAGCTCCTGACAACGTTCCGACTAAAGATGAATGAACCGGGACTCGCCGCCGCACTGCACGCGGCCGCGGAAGAGTACCGACGCCGGAGCGAGGGGACCGATATCCGCATTGAACGGCTCGACACGGGACTGAACCTTGACTCCAATGCCGAGATCCATGTGCTGCACATCGCCAGGGAAGCCCTGGCCAACGTGGTCAATCACGCCCGCGCCGCGCATGCCTGGGTCCATCTCTGCGGCAGTGAGGATGGCTGGGTCACGCTCAGCGTGGACGACGACGGCATCGGCATCGCAGACAGGCAAGAGCGCCCGCACCACTACGGCATACGAATCATGACGGAACGAGCAAACAGTCTGGGCGGGACGCTGAACGTGTCCCGGCGGGAGCCCAAGGGCACACATCTCGAGGTGCGTTTCCCGGCGCGCGATGACACGGTGACGGAGTCCGTCGTATGA